The following proteins are co-located in the Polymorphospora rubra genome:
- a CDS encoding BCCT family transporter: MSGEPERPAATPVEYAEPAGEAVREPQRRTPDPVVVVIGLLGVLAVVLWGILSQESLGAFGASGLDWTIATFGWFFVIAANAFLVLAIVIALSRFGRIRLGRDDDEPEFSNLAWVAMMFSAGMGIGLVFYAVAEPIDHFRSPPPASGVAAESAGAASAAMQYTLFHWTLHPWAIYAVAGLALAYATFRKGRGNRISAAFHPLLGSRADGAAGRAIDLLAIFATVFGTATSLGLGALQIAAGLHLVAGVEETVSVELIVIGALTLAFVVSAFSGLHKGIKWLSTTNVVLAVALMFFVFVAGPTVYILDVLPAAVGNYLSGLVEISTRTGAFTGPEWLGGWTIFYWAWWISWAPFVGTFIARISRGRTVRQFLVGVLLVPSGASAVWFAVMGGSALRAQTTGTRDLVADVGAGTEQALFGLLDTLPLAAVTSVVAMVLIGIFFVTSADSAALVLGSLSSRGALYPHRALTVLWGIMIGAVAAVLLLAGGLGGLQQATIMVALPFVVVMLGLAVALLKEMAADPMAGGGPRRTRPHGLAEAVRTARSYQEERAPRTRPVRRWYVLRRPAEPDDREHPGRP; this comes from the coding sequence ATGAGTGGTGAACCGGAGCGGCCGGCGGCGACTCCCGTCGAGTACGCGGAGCCGGCCGGGGAAGCGGTGCGTGAGCCGCAGCGGCGTACCCCGGATCCGGTCGTCGTCGTGATCGGCCTGCTCGGGGTGCTGGCGGTGGTGCTCTGGGGGATCCTCTCCCAGGAGTCGCTCGGCGCGTTCGGTGCGAGCGGGCTCGACTGGACCATCGCCACCTTCGGCTGGTTCTTCGTCATCGCCGCCAACGCCTTCCTGGTGCTCGCCATCGTGATCGCGCTCAGCCGGTTCGGGCGGATCCGGCTCGGTCGCGACGACGACGAGCCCGAGTTCAGCAACCTGGCCTGGGTCGCCATGATGTTCAGCGCCGGAATGGGGATCGGCCTGGTCTTCTACGCCGTCGCCGAGCCGATCGACCACTTCCGGTCGCCGCCGCCGGCCAGCGGGGTGGCGGCCGAGTCGGCCGGGGCGGCCTCGGCCGCGATGCAGTACACCCTCTTCCACTGGACCCTGCACCCGTGGGCGATCTACGCCGTCGCCGGGTTGGCGCTGGCCTACGCCACCTTCCGCAAGGGGCGCGGCAACCGGATCTCGGCCGCGTTCCACCCGCTGCTCGGCAGCCGCGCCGACGGTGCCGCCGGGCGGGCCATCGACCTGTTGGCGATCTTCGCCACCGTCTTCGGCACCGCGACCAGCCTCGGCCTGGGAGCGCTGCAGATCGCCGCCGGCCTGCACCTCGTCGCCGGTGTCGAGGAGACCGTCTCGGTCGAGTTGATCGTCATCGGCGCGCTCACCCTGGCCTTCGTCGTCTCCGCCTTCTCCGGGCTGCACAAGGGGATCAAGTGGCTCTCCACCACCAACGTCGTGTTGGCGGTGGCCCTGATGTTCTTCGTCTTCGTGGCCGGGCCCACCGTCTACATCCTCGACGTGCTCCCGGCGGCGGTCGGCAACTACCTCTCCGGCCTGGTCGAGATCTCGACCCGTACCGGTGCGTTCACCGGCCCGGAATGGCTCGGCGGGTGGACCATCTTCTACTGGGCGTGGTGGATCTCCTGGGCGCCCTTCGTCGGCACCTTCATCGCCCGGATCTCCCGGGGGCGGACCGTACGCCAGTTCCTGGTCGGCGTGCTGCTGGTGCCGAGCGGGGCCAGCGCGGTCTGGTTCGCGGTGATGGGCGGCAGTGCCCTGCGGGCCCAGACCACCGGGACGCGTGACCTCGTCGCCGACGTCGGGGCCGGCACGGAACAGGCCCTCTTCGGACTGCTCGACACCCTGCCGCTGGCCGCCGTCACCAGCGTCGTGGCCATGGTGCTGATCGGAATCTTCTTCGTCACCAGCGCCGACTCCGCCGCCCTGGTGCTCGGCTCGCTCTCCTCCCGGGGCGCGCTGTATCCGCACCGGGCGTTGACCGTGCTCTGGGGGATCATGATCGGCGCCGTCGCGGCCGTCCTGCTGCTCGCCGGTGGCCTGGGCGGACTCCAGCAGGCGACCATCATGGTCGCGCTGCCGTTCGTCGTGGTGATGCTCGGGCTGGCGGTCGCGCTGCTCAAGGAGATGGCGGCCGATCCGATGGCCGGGGGCGGACCACGGCGGACCCGCCCGCACGGCCTGGCCGAGGCGGTCCGTACCGCCCGTTCCTACCAGGAGGAACGGGCCCCGCGGACCCGCCCGGTACGCCGCTGGTACGTCCTGCGCCGGCCGGCGGAACCCGACGACCGGGAGCATCCCGGGCGCCCGTGA
- a CDS encoding ThuA domain-containing protein — MSPTRRSRPPRALTRALLTATVALAVAATGVVAGPTPASAAPVPTRAVEAVDPYTVLVFSKTAGFRHSSIPAGIAAIQRLGADNGFTVDTTEDGAAFTDANLARYAAVIWLSTTGDVLDPDQQAAFERYVQSGGGYVGVHAASDTEYSWEWYGGLVGAYFSAHPANQQATIKVEDPAHPSTAALPANWSRFDEWYNFQTNPRGDVHVLASLDETTYSAGAGAMGADHPIAWCHDYDGGRAWYTGGGHTDESYTEPEFVGHLLGGIQTAAGVVDADCRATLDDSFEKITLDSNTNNPMELDVAGDGRVFYAERDGRVQVIDPETGLTSTAMTLPVFTGNEDGLIGLRLDPGFDTNGWIYLYYAPAGGGPRNLLSRFTVSGTTIDPATESVVIQVDTQRNTCCHAGGSMVFDADGNLYLATGDNTNPFESNAYTPIDERPGRQDYDAQRSSGNTNDLRGKVLRIHPEDAGGYTVPTGNLFPAGTAQTRPEIYAMGFRNPFRIGIDSQTGVLYVADYGPDAGTANPNRGPEGRVEWNVVDAPGNFGWPYCHGSNLAYNDFTFPSGPSGAKFDCAAPVNNSPNNTGLTNLPPAIPATVDYGYSPDPRYPEIGGGGAPMGGPVYRYDPELASDTKWPAYFDGKALFGEWNQSKMYTFQLTADATELVDINNLLTGMEFIRPMDFEFGPDGALYMIEWGSGFGGNNDNSGVYRIDYIAGDRAPIAVASAEPTSGQAPLAVQFSSAGSRDPDGGQITFAWTFGDGGTSTAANPSHTYAEPGNYTAQLTVTNDKGREAVANVPVTVGNTAPTVTIEFPPDGGFFDWGDQVEYTVRVTDPEDGEIDCDKVVLQYFLGHDEHSHPLDTYHGCTGTVQTSLAAGHGAEANVFAVFEASYTDNGGVGGASPLTGRAIERLQPKRKQAEYFTATGRTTDGTGGGDPGVQKETTGDTAGGFQNIGFIEDGDWWSFAPTSLLNIDQLRFRVASAEQGGLIQVRSGAVDGPLLVTATVPGTGAWQTYTDVTVDLTDPPVGSAPLFFVAKHPSGGANSLFNVNWVDFLGRGVTENAPPTVTVAADPTTGTAPLTVNFTGTATDPEGESPLTYLWDFGDGGSATTANATHTYTAPGTFTATLTVTDARGAKAYASTTVRSEAPNTSCFGARSDDFTGNSLDKSRWTTVVRENQLYSVADGVLKLPTSVGDLYGARTDATNIVLQPAPGGAWQATTKVTLPVTANYQQAGVIVYGDDANWAKLDLLFGDSRKIEFIRQTAGTPRNEGADAAPAPAGDTVYLRIISDGTNLTAEASGDGQTFTPVGRSAALAGIENPKIGLFALNGGTTAPVVEAHFDWFQVTPDEPAGPVEPSDEFDGAALDKCRWDAILREDATAYRLEGGSLKIDVPNGDIYTGSNTGPTNFIMQGAPEGDWTLETKVDGSLLNEQYQQAGLIVHADDDNYLKLDYIVDNTPGQPVSRRIEFRSEIGSVVQDPQPQVTNLTDSVWHLRLSRTGTVYTASYSLDGQEWTSFEPLTNTAVGATPNVGLFTLGANQTASKTASFDYFRLTTETADGTAPVTTGTVDGPVTAGWYTGPATVTLTATDEAGGSGVASTEYQLDDETGWTAYTEPVVISGDGSHELRFRSTDEAGNVEGTKTVEVRIDTTAPVTAAEFAPSNDNGWHAGTVPVTLTTTETGSGVTKVEYALDGGDWTPYTEPVDVSGDGQHELLYRATDAAGNVETLKSAIIKIDGTKPTVIVSGLADGQLYGDSQDVRVTFAAVDPTSGIEATVGKLDGVTYHSGTLQAMYELTLGMHELTVTATDKAGNETTSSVRFFVTTSFRDMQNLIDRFKATGRLSNKAHRQLTNKLANARLSEAEGRDNRAIQQLTAFRGLASDTSLVTDAEVRAVLVRDTDAMIVRLGGSASTAGVKANGGKSVKGTGRVAEDPTRIGPGGRL, encoded by the coding sequence GTGTCCCCAACACGCCGATCGCGACCACCACGCGCCCTGACCCGCGCCCTCCTCACCGCCACAGTCGCCCTGGCCGTCGCCGCCACCGGCGTGGTGGCCGGCCCGACACCCGCCTCCGCCGCGCCCGTACCCACCCGCGCCGTCGAGGCGGTCGACCCGTACACGGTCCTGGTCTTCTCCAAGACGGCCGGGTTCCGGCACAGCTCGATCCCGGCCGGTATCGCCGCGATCCAGCGGCTCGGCGCCGACAACGGGTTCACCGTCGACACCACGGAGGACGGTGCCGCGTTCACCGACGCCAACCTCGCCCGGTACGCCGCGGTGATCTGGCTGTCCACCACCGGTGACGTCCTCGACCCCGACCAGCAGGCCGCGTTCGAGCGGTACGTCCAGAGCGGCGGCGGCTACGTCGGCGTGCACGCGGCCTCCGACACCGAATACAGCTGGGAGTGGTACGGCGGCCTCGTCGGCGCCTACTTCTCCGCCCACCCGGCCAACCAGCAGGCCACCATCAAGGTCGAGGACCCCGCGCACCCGTCCACGGCGGCGCTGCCGGCGAACTGGTCCCGCTTCGACGAGTGGTACAACTTCCAGACCAACCCGCGCGGCGACGTGCACGTGCTGGCCAGCCTCGACGAGACGACGTACTCGGCGGGGGCCGGGGCGATGGGCGCCGACCACCCGATCGCCTGGTGCCACGACTACGACGGCGGCCGGGCCTGGTACACCGGCGGCGGCCACACCGACGAGTCGTACACCGAGCCGGAGTTCGTCGGCCACCTGCTCGGCGGCATCCAGACCGCCGCCGGGGTCGTCGACGCGGACTGCCGGGCCACCCTGGACGACAGCTTCGAGAAGATCACGCTGGACAGCAACACCAACAACCCGATGGAACTCGACGTCGCCGGCGACGGCCGGGTCTTCTACGCCGAGCGGGACGGCCGGGTCCAGGTCATCGACCCGGAGACCGGGCTGACCAGCACCGCGATGACGCTGCCGGTCTTCACCGGCAACGAGGACGGCCTGATCGGGCTGCGGCTCGACCCCGGCTTCGACACCAACGGCTGGATCTATCTCTACTACGCCCCGGCCGGCGGCGGGCCCCGCAACCTGTTGTCCCGGTTCACCGTCAGCGGCACGACGATCGACCCGGCCACCGAGAGCGTGGTCATCCAGGTCGACACCCAGCGCAACACCTGCTGCCACGCCGGCGGCAGCATGGTCTTCGACGCCGACGGCAACCTCTACCTCGCCACCGGCGACAACACCAACCCGTTCGAGTCCAACGCCTACACCCCGATCGACGAGCGGCCGGGCCGACAGGACTACGACGCCCAGCGCAGCTCCGGCAACACCAACGACCTGCGCGGCAAGGTGCTGCGGATCCACCCGGAGGACGCTGGCGGCTACACGGTGCCGACCGGCAACCTCTTCCCGGCCGGCACCGCGCAGACCCGCCCGGAGATCTACGCCATGGGCTTCCGGAACCCGTTCCGGATCGGCATCGATTCGCAGACCGGCGTGCTGTACGTCGCCGACTACGGCCCCGACGCCGGCACCGCCAACCCCAACCGGGGGCCGGAGGGCCGCGTCGAGTGGAACGTCGTCGACGCCCCCGGCAACTTCGGCTGGCCGTACTGCCACGGCAGCAACCTGGCGTACAACGACTTCACGTTCCCGTCCGGACCGAGCGGGGCGAAGTTCGACTGCGCGGCCCCGGTCAACAACTCGCCCAACAACACCGGCCTGACCAACCTGCCGCCGGCGATCCCGGCCACCGTCGACTACGGCTACAGCCCCGACCCGCGCTACCCGGAGATCGGTGGTGGCGGCGCGCCGATGGGCGGCCCCGTCTACCGGTACGACCCCGAGCTGGCCTCCGACACCAAGTGGCCGGCCTACTTCGACGGCAAGGCGCTGTTCGGCGAGTGGAACCAGTCCAAGATGTACACGTTCCAGCTCACCGCCGACGCCACCGAGCTGGTCGACATCAACAACCTGCTGACCGGCATGGAGTTCATCCGCCCGATGGACTTCGAGTTCGGCCCCGACGGCGCCCTCTACATGATCGAGTGGGGCAGCGGCTTCGGCGGCAACAACGACAACTCCGGCGTCTACCGGATCGACTACATCGCCGGTGACCGGGCGCCGATCGCGGTCGCCAGCGCCGAACCGACGTCGGGACAGGCACCGCTGGCCGTACAGTTCTCCAGCGCCGGGTCCCGCGACCCGGACGGCGGTCAGATCACCTTCGCCTGGACGTTCGGCGACGGCGGCACCTCGACCGCCGCCAACCCGTCGCACACGTACGCCGAGCCGGGCAACTACACCGCCCAGCTCACCGTCACCAACGACAAGGGCCGGGAGGCGGTCGCGAACGTACCGGTCACGGTCGGCAACACGGCGCCGACGGTGACCATCGAGTTCCCGCCGGACGGCGGCTTCTTCGACTGGGGCGACCAGGTCGAGTACACGGTGCGGGTGACCGACCCCGAGGACGGCGAGATCGACTGTGACAAGGTCGTCCTGCAGTACTTCCTCGGCCACGACGAGCACTCCCACCCGCTGGACACCTACCACGGCTGCACCGGCACGGTGCAGACGTCGCTGGCCGCCGGGCACGGTGCCGAGGCCAACGTGTTCGCCGTCTTCGAGGCCAGCTACACCGACAACGGCGGCGTCGGCGGCGCCAGCCCGCTGACCGGCCGGGCCATCGAGCGGCTGCAGCCCAAGCGCAAGCAGGCCGAGTACTTCACCGCCACCGGCCGGACCACCGACGGCACCGGCGGCGGCGACCCGGGTGTGCAGAAGGAGACGACCGGCGACACCGCCGGCGGCTTCCAGAACATCGGCTTCATCGAGGACGGCGACTGGTGGTCGTTCGCGCCCACCAGCCTGCTCAACATCGACCAGCTCCGGTTCCGGGTCGCGTCCGCCGAACAGGGCGGCCTGATCCAGGTCCGCAGCGGCGCCGTCGACGGTCCGCTGCTGGTCACCGCCACGGTGCCCGGCACCGGTGCCTGGCAGACGTACACCGACGTCACGGTCGACCTGACCGATCCGCCGGTGGGCAGCGCACCGTTGTTCTTCGTCGCCAAGCATCCGAGCGGCGGCGCCAACTCGCTGTTCAACGTCAACTGGGTCGACTTCCTCGGCCGCGGCGTCACCGAGAACGCCCCGCCGACGGTGACCGTCGCCGCCGACCCGACCACCGGCACCGCCCCGTTGACCGTGAACTTCACCGGGACGGCGACCGACCCCGAGGGCGAATCCCCGCTGACGTACCTGTGGGACTTCGGCGACGGCGGCTCGGCCACCACCGCGAACGCCACCCACACCTACACCGCGCCGGGCACGTTCACGGCCACCCTCACCGTCACCGACGCGCGGGGCGCCAAGGCGTACGCCAGCACCACCGTCCGGTCCGAGGCACCCAACACGTCCTGCTTCGGGGCGCGTTCGGACGACTTCACCGGCAACTCGCTCGACAAGTCCCGGTGGACCACCGTCGTACGGGAGAACCAGCTCTACTCGGTCGCGGACGGCGTGCTCAAGCTGCCGACCTCGGTCGGCGACCTGTACGGCGCCCGGACCGACGCCACCAACATCGTGCTCCAGCCGGCGCCCGGCGGGGCCTGGCAGGCGACGACGAAGGTGACGTTGCCGGTGACCGCCAACTACCAGCAGGCCGGCGTGATCGTCTACGGCGACGACGCCAACTGGGCCAAGCTCGACCTGCTGTTCGGCGATTCCCGGAAGATCGAGTTCATCCGGCAGACCGCCGGCACCCCGCGCAACGAGGGGGCCGACGCCGCGCCCGCACCGGCCGGTGACACCGTGTACCTGCGGATCATCAGCGACGGCACGAACCTGACCGCGGAGGCGTCCGGCGACGGGCAGACCTTCACCCCGGTGGGCCGGTCGGCCGCGCTCGCCGGCATCGAGAACCCGAAGATCGGCCTGTTCGCGCTGAACGGCGGCACCACGGCGCCGGTGGTCGAGGCCCACTTCGACTGGTTCCAGGTCACCCCGGACGAGCCGGCCGGACCGGTCGAACCGTCCGACGAGTTCGACGGCGCCGCACTGGACAAGTGCCGGTGGGACGCGATCCTGCGCGAGGACGCGACCGCCTACCGGCTCGAGGGCGGGTCGTTGAAGATCGACGTACCGAACGGTGACATCTACACCGGCAGCAACACCGGGCCGACGAACTTCATCATGCAGGGCGCGCCGGAAGGCGACTGGACCCTGGAGACGAAGGTCGACGGCAGCCTGCTGAACGAGCAGTACCAGCAGGCCGGGCTCATCGTGCACGCCGACGACGACAACTACCTGAAGCTCGACTACATCGTCGACAACACCCCGGGGCAGCCGGTCTCCCGCCGGATCGAGTTCCGCAGCGAGATCGGGTCGGTGGTCCAGGACCCGCAGCCGCAGGTGACGAACCTGACCGACTCGGTGTGGCACCTGCGGCTGAGCCGGACCGGGACCGTCTACACGGCGTCGTACTCGCTCGACGGGCAGGAGTGGACGAGCTTCGAGCCGTTGACGAACACCGCCGTCGGGGCGACGCCGAACGTCGGTCTGTTCACCCTCGGCGCCAACCAGACGGCGTCGAAGACCGCGTCGTTCGACTACTTCCGGCTGACCACCGAAACCGCCGACGGCACCGCGCCGGTCACCACCGGCACCGTCGACGGGCCGGTGACCGCCGGCTGGTACACCGGTCCGGCCACCGTCACCCTCACCGCCACCGACGAGGCCGGCGGCAGCGGCGTCGCGTCGACCGAGTACCAGCTCGACGACGAGACCGGCTGGACGGCGTACACCGAACCGGTGGTGATCAGCGGGGACGGCAGCCACGAGCTGCGGTTCCGGTCGACCGACGAGGCCGGCAACGTGGAGGGGACGAAGACCGTCGAGGTCCGGATCGACACCACCGCGCCGGTGACGGCCGCCGAGTTCGCCCCGTCGAACGACAACGGCTGGCACGCCGGCACCGTTCCCGTCACCCTCACCACGACCGAGACCGGCTCCGGTGTCACCAAGGTCGAGTACGCGCTCGACGGCGGTGACTGGACGCCGTACACCGAGCCGGTCGACGTCAGCGGCGACGGACAGCACGAGCTGCTGTACCGGGCCACCGACGCCGCCGGCAACGTCGAGACGCTGAAGTCCGCGATCATCAAGATCGACGGTACGAAGCCGACGGTCATCGTCTCGGGGCTGGCCGACGGCCAGCTCTACGGCGACAGCCAGGACGTCCGGGTCACCTTCGCGGCCGTCGACCCGACCAGTGGGATCGAGGCCACCGTCGGCAAGCTCGACGGGGTGACGTACCACAGCGGCACGCTCCAGGCGATGTACGAGCTGACCCTCGGCATGCACGAGCTGACCGTGACCGCGACCGACAAGGCCGGGAACGAGACGACGTCGTCCGTACGGTTCTTCGTCACCACCTCGTTCCGCGACATGCAGAACCTGATCGACCGGTTCAAGGCCACCGGGCGGCTTTCCAACAAGGCCCACCGGCAGCTGACGAACAAGCTGGCCAACGCCCGGCTGTCCGAGGCCGAGGGACGCGACAACCGGGCGATCCAGCAGCTCACCGCGTTCCGGGGGCTGGCGTCGGACACCTCGCTGGTGACCGACGCCGAGGTGCGCGCGGTACTCGTCCGCGACACCGACGCGATGATCGTCCGGCTGGGCGGCTCGGCCAGTACGGCCGGCGTCAAGGCCAACGGCGGCAAGTCCGTCAAGGGGACCGGCCGGGTGGCCGAGGACCCGACCCGGATCGGTCCCGGCGGCAGGCTGTAG
- a CDS encoding RibD family protein, which translates to MGDRPYVLLSCAMSIDGYLDDATPERLLLSDDTDFDRVDALRAECDAILVGANTVRQDDPGLLVRSPTRRDTRIARGRPASPLKVTVTGRGDLEPTARFFLAGDTEKIVYCATPVTGKVRERLGGAATVVDAGQPVDLRLVLADLARRGVGRLLVEGGGTIHTQFLTAGLADELHLVVAPLFVGDSRAPRFVGDGVFPWSTGNRATLAEVRRTGDVVLLRYALSERFGAA; encoded by the coding sequence GTGGGCGACCGGCCGTACGTGCTTCTCAGCTGCGCCATGTCCATCGACGGCTACCTCGACGATGCCACCCCGGAGCGGCTGCTGCTGTCCGACGACACCGACTTCGACCGCGTCGACGCGCTTCGCGCCGAGTGTGACGCGATCCTCGTCGGAGCCAACACGGTCCGGCAGGACGACCCGGGGCTCCTCGTCCGCTCCCCGACCCGCCGCGACACGCGGATCGCCCGCGGTCGGCCGGCCTCGCCGCTGAAGGTGACCGTGACCGGCCGCGGCGACCTCGAACCGACCGCGCGGTTCTTCCTGGCCGGCGACACCGAAAAGATCGTCTACTGCGCGACCCCGGTGACCGGCAAGGTCCGGGAACGGCTCGGCGGTGCGGCCACCGTCGTCGACGCCGGGCAACCGGTCGACCTGCGGCTGGTGCTGGCGGACCTGGCCCGCCGTGGCGTCGGGCGGTTACTGGTCGAGGGCGGTGGCACGATCCATACGCAGTTCCTGACCGCGGGGCTCGCCGACGAACTGCACCTCGTCGTCGCTCCGCTCTTCGTCGGCGACTCGCGCGCCCCCCGGTTCGTCGGCGACGGCGTCTTTCCCTGGAGCACCGGCAATCGCGCCACCCTCGCCGAGGTACGCCGCACCGGTGACGTCGTACTGCTGCGCTACGCCCTTTCCGAGCGGTTCGGTGCGGCATGA
- a CDS encoding fibronectin type III domain-containing protein produces the protein MPAGILVTGRAEDPDGGNVRVDLSIGGRKVGSVTAGANGQFAGTVPAVVGSSVCATAINNGPGHDVGVGCLPLAVSFDPVGSFDALERNGTTLTLRGWAVDGDTYDAVEVQVHQDGKLVGSKPANQALPGPVADYAGYGNRRGFVISVPEKPVDGDHTICLTAVNRGAGTNRSLGCKPYSVAHQPFGALDAADRFGGNVRIRGWAVDPDEPTAPVEVHILNDGQFVRSVVANVNRPGLDPRYGPAHGFDVTVPATMVSGPHQICVFAKNRSYGSGDTGLGCREYTLPAPVAAPVIEPLTGSRVTSTSIELRWGTGSHVVDGHLIERSTAGGPWERMGWLGGGQERVFKNVNLTPGTEYCYRVTVDNVLSEASAQACVTTLRPALPAPAGLKVITRGENSLQIQWTDNAEGEDDYLVGWRPVGTETWQNATVRGTPGTGVMTYAIRNLNPSTHYEFGILPRKAGHEAGVAVTGMEWTNGGPRVNGFTSSVSTIQACVPQNVTLNWTTTGANRVVVKRGDKTLYDKTQKTVAAWSDHVSGESHDGNVVYTLTAYGPDGRTIESKATVQRASAWPLISAIEFNNTGWYDLEAWYFDLQGNRIKKAGDVPSGGKLVVRPTHCELARIQLVYAGTGVIHTSYRSVILGHKEGRLDQLSSS, from the coding sequence GTGCCGGCCGGCATTCTGGTGACCGGCCGGGCCGAGGACCCGGACGGCGGCAACGTCCGCGTCGACCTCAGCATCGGCGGCCGGAAGGTCGGTTCGGTGACGGCCGGTGCCAACGGCCAGTTCGCGGGCACCGTGCCGGCGGTCGTCGGCAGCAGCGTCTGCGCCACCGCGATCAACAACGGGCCGGGACACGACGTCGGCGTCGGCTGCCTGCCGCTGGCCGTCTCGTTCGACCCGGTCGGCTCGTTCGACGCGTTGGAGCGGAACGGGACCACGCTCACCCTGCGTGGGTGGGCCGTCGACGGCGACACGTACGACGCCGTCGAGGTGCAGGTCCACCAGGACGGCAAGCTGGTCGGCAGCAAGCCCGCCAACCAGGCCCTGCCCGGCCCGGTGGCCGACTACGCCGGCTACGGCAACCGTCGTGGCTTCGTGATCAGCGTCCCGGAGAAGCCGGTCGACGGCGACCACACCATCTGCCTCACCGCCGTCAACCGTGGCGCCGGCACGAACAGGTCGCTCGGCTGCAAGCCGTACTCGGTGGCGCACCAGCCGTTCGGGGCGCTGGACGCGGCCGACCGGTTCGGAGGCAACGTGCGGATCCGCGGCTGGGCGGTCGACCCGGACGAGCCCACGGCCCCGGTCGAGGTGCACATCCTCAACGACGGGCAGTTCGTCCGCTCGGTCGTCGCCAACGTGAACCGCCCCGGGCTCGACCCGAGGTACGGTCCGGCGCACGGCTTCGACGTCACCGTCCCGGCCACGATGGTCTCCGGCCCGCACCAGATCTGCGTGTTCGCCAAGAACCGGTCATACGGCTCCGGCGACACCGGGCTCGGCTGCCGGGAGTACACCCTGCCGGCACCGGTCGCGGCGCCCGTCATCGAGCCGCTCACCGGGTCGCGGGTCACCTCGACCTCGATCGAGCTGCGCTGGGGCACCGGCTCCCACGTGGTCGACGGTCACCTGATCGAGCGGTCGACGGCCGGCGGGCCGTGGGAGCGGATGGGGTGGCTCGGGGGCGGTCAGGAGCGCGTGTTCAAGAACGTCAACCTGACCCCCGGCACCGAATACTGCTACCGGGTCACCGTGGACAACGTGCTCTCCGAGGCGTCGGCGCAGGCCTGCGTCACCACGCTGCGGCCGGCGCTGCCGGCACCGGCCGGTCTGAAGGTGATCACGCGGGGCGAGAACTCGCTGCAGATCCAGTGGACCGACAACGCCGAGGGCGAGGACGACTACCTCGTCGGATGGCGCCCGGTCGGTACCGAGACCTGGCAGAACGCCACCGTCCGGGGCACCCCGGGCACCGGTGTGATGACGTACGCGATCCGGAACCTGAACCCGTCGACCCACTACGAGTTCGGCATCCTGCCGCGCAAGGCCGGCCACGAGGCCGGAGTGGCCGTCACGGGCATGGAGTGGACCAACGGGGGACCGAGGGTCAACGGCTTCACCTCGTCGGTGTCGACGATCCAGGCCTGCGTCCCGCAGAACGTCACCCTCAACTGGACGACCACCGGCGCCAACCGGGTGGTGGTCAAGCGCGGTGACAAGACGCTGTACGACAAGACCCAGAAGACCGTGGCGGCCTGGTCCGACCACGTCTCCGGGGAAAGTCACGACGGCAACGTGGTCTACACCCTGACCGCGTACGGCCCGGACGGCCGGACCATCGAGTCCAAGGCCACGGTACAGCGGGCCAGTGCGTGGCCGCTGATCAGCGCGATCGAGTTCAACAACACCGGCTGGTACGACCTGGAGGCCTGGTACTTCGACCTCCAGGGCAACCGGATCAAGAAGGCCGGCGACGTGCCGTCCGGCGGCAAGCTCGTCGTCCGGCCGACACACTGCGAACTGGCCCGGATCCAGCTCGTCTACGCCGGTACCGGAGTGATCCACACCAGCTACCGCTCGGTCATCCTCGGGCACAAGGAAGGCCGCCTCGACCAGCTGTCCTCCAGCTGA
- a CDS encoding deaminase — MIRRSAVDREWLCVAIELARLSPPVRTAYAVGAIIVDRHGQELARGYSRETDPYVHAEESALAKLSGTGVDLTGATVYSSLEPCSVRRSRPRPCAELIIAAGIGRVVLALREPPVFVDCDGVELLEAAGVEVIEVPDLADRVRATNARVLGLG, encoded by the coding sequence ATGATCCGCCGATCCGCCGTCGACCGGGAGTGGCTGTGCGTGGCGATCGAGCTGGCCCGGCTCAGCCCGCCGGTGCGGACCGCCTACGCCGTCGGCGCGATCATCGTCGACCGGCACGGTCAGGAACTGGCCCGCGGCTACTCGCGCGAGACGGATCCGTACGTCCACGCCGAGGAGTCCGCCCTGGCCAAGCTCTCCGGCACCGGTGTCGACCTGACCGGAGCGACGGTCTACAGCTCGCTGGAGCCGTGCAGCGTGCGCAGGTCCAGACCCCGCCCCTGTGCGGAGCTGATCATCGCCGCCGGGATCGGGCGGGTCGTCCTCGCCCTCCGCGAACCACCGGTCTTCGTCGACTGTGACGGCGTCGAACTCCTCGAAGCGGCCGGCGTCGAGGTGATCGAGGTGCCCGACCTGGCCGACCGGGTCAGGGCGACCAACGCCCGCGTGCTCGGTCTGGGGTGA